In Rhipicephalus microplus isolate Deutch F79 chromosome 9, USDA_Rmic, whole genome shotgun sequence, one genomic interval encodes:
- the LOC119163642 gene encoding uncharacterized protein LOC119163642 yields MSGSDASVYLSAVRWDDTGVPLQEFLQKFPEPQVARVVRGQHRHVGVPSLSSPGLSSVVFLSPLGTRLRISAQCVKFKENRQRVVALGPRLAIPEGYRGWFEILSEDGRASRCFESVAELMRRSPDTCLVREPVKAHLAHQDNPEQVTDKTRTLQVGETLVVVKEHTSPMVRASLARLRSSAPHGRFLRCLTSAGETVYLSAESRGKFSPIAKEGNISGVHSVKTLLCKRFPLMVRLVHGRPAPSGLKTSELRLYGVEREECVLALPLVKDAPALSLPESAPLRLQAPKNADALVQMPEYTRLTEKSKRLQDRMDAIEVLETTRSSSDFFSSKTPPQRSLSEPNGKPTPPQNPPATTTVPSTNGVDRVQSMPAPDDYRYEEIDQIYDYVRGFAPLPEKIKTELIQGVSDGNSECEKSSPSSPSPPGAPVASVTSREKPLPPPIETIPARRYSMATDPGPNSPPTTAPVLKSPPTARAKDTDSHVYEAVIRRSSDEHKPKGGSVAPTCRSGLPRSSGVPRPPNNKLFVKSSHQVRNGSAKPRMFRNAGRIPVAAASIKDASMHHPHVPHHHHHPPCPQHHHCPPNGVIVGSVNTSVAPPPNAMFQKASSRNPRTCRGTKPVNGTITTSPLFNIRYKSLTNLAVDFNDTLDSSNSGGGASSGGSKGSGSKGSGSKGSKHDRTGGSVLPHKLSRPKSLSNLFWDVEANNRYNLLLHNELKANQFIYADLPAKIAAAAERSGKKVGTLYL; encoded by the exons ATGTCGGGTAGCGACGCCAGCGTCTACCTGTCTGCCGTGCGCTGGGACGACACCGGCGTCCCGCTGCAAGAGTTCCTGCAGAAATTTCCAGAGCCACAG GTGGCGCGCGTGGTGCGAGGCCAGCACCGCCACGTTGGCGTCCCGTCGCTCTCCTCGCCCGGCCTGAGCAGCGTGGTGTTTCTGTCGCCGCTCGGAACACGGCTGCGCATCAGCGCCCAGTGCGTCAAGTTCAAAGAGAACCGGCAGCGGGTCGTGGCCCTCGGACCGCGGCTCGCCATCCCCGAGGGTTACCGCGGTTGGTTCGAGATCCTCTCGGAGGACGGACGTGCCTCTCGGTGCTTCGAGAGCGTCGCCGAGCTGATGCGCCGCTCGCCGGACACCTGCCTGGTGCGCGAACCAGTCAAGGCCCACTTGGCGCACCAGGACAACCCCGAGCAGGTGACGGACAAGACGAGGACGCTCCAGGTGGGCGAGACGCTCGTCGTCGTCAAGGAG CACACGTCTCCAATGGTGCGCGCGTCACTGGCCAGGCTGCGGTCTTCGGCGCCGCACGGCCGGTTTCTGCGCTGCCTGACATCCGCCGGCGAGACGGTGTACCTGTCGGCCGAGTCACGGGGCAAGTTCTCGCCGATCGCCAAGGAAGGCAACATCTCGGGTGTCCACTCGGTCAAGACGCTGCTCTGCAAGCGGTTTCCCCTCATGGTCCGGCTCGTGCACGGCAGGCCGGCGCCCTCGGGCTTGAAGACCTCCGAACTCCGGCTGTACGGCGTTGAGCGCGAGGAGTGCGTACTGGCCTTGCCATTGGTGAAGGACGCACCCGCGCTGTCGCTCCCGGAGTCGGCGCCGCTGCGACTGCAGGCGCCCAAGAACGCCGATGCTCTAGTGCAGATGCCGGAGTACACGAGGCTCACGGAGAA GTCGAAGAGACTGCAGGACCGAATGGACGCCATCGAAGTTCTAGAAACGACACGAAGCAGCAGCGACTTCTTCTCGTCCAAGACGCCGCCGCAGCGGAGTCTCTCCGAACCAAACGGCAAGCCGACTCCTCCGCAAAATCCCCCCGCTACCACCACCGTACCATCGACTAACGGCGTAGATAGGGTCCAGTCGATGCCGGCACCCGACGACTACCGGTACGAGGAGATCGACCAGATATACGACTACGTGCGCGGCTTCGCCCCACTTCCGGAGAAGATCAAGACCGAGCTGATACAGGGCGTCAGCGACGGCAACAGCGAATGTGAGAAGTCGTCACCTTCGTCACCATCTCCCCCAGGTGCCCCCGTGGCGTCTGTCACGTCCCGGGAAAAGCCGCTGCCTCCTCCCATAGAAACGATCCCGGCAAGGCGGTACTCCATGGCCACCGATCCCGGCCCCAACTCTCCACCCACGACCGCGCCAGTGCTTAAGTCACCTCCGACCGCGCGAGCCAAGGACACTGACTCGCACGTCTACGAGGCTGTCATAAGGCGTTCCTCGGACGAGCACAAGCCCAAAGGGGGCAGCGTCGCCCCGACGTGTCGGTCGGGCCTTCCCAGGTCCTCGGGTGTACCCAGGCCCCCTAACAACAAGTTGTTCGTCAAGAGCTCGCACCAGGTgagaaacggaagtgccaagccTCGCATGTTCCGCAATGCCGGTCGTATCCCTGTCGCCGCAGCGTCCATCAAGGACGCCTCCATGCACCACCCTCACGTGccccaccatcatcatcaccctcCATGCCCGCAGCACCACCACTGCCCACCCAATGGCGTCATTGTGGGAAGCGTAAACACGTCAGTGGCCCCACCACCTAACGCAATGTTCCAGAAAGCTTCTTCGAGGAACCCGAGGACATGCCGCGGTACCAAGCCCGTTAACGGCACGATCACGACCTCGCCACTGTTCAACATCCGTTATAAGTCACTCACCAACTTGGCCGTCGACTTCAACGATACCCTGGACTCGAGCAACTCCGGAGGTGGCGCGTCTTCCGGTGGCTCCAAGGGTTCTGGTTCCAAAGGCTCCGGTTCTAAGGGGTCTAAGCACGACCGCACAGGCGGGTCTGTGCTTCCCCACAAGCTTTCCCGGCCAAAGTCTCTGAGCAACCTCTTCTGGGACGTAGAAGCGAACAACAGGTACAACTTGCTCCTGCACAACGAGCTCAAGGCGAACCAGTTCATCTACGCAGACTTGCCAGCAAAGATAGCGGCAGCCGCCGAACGTTCGGGAAAGAAGGTCGGCACTTTGTACCTGTGA